A stretch of the Campylobacter sp. 19-13652 genome encodes the following:
- a CDS encoding UDP-N-acetylmuramoyl-L-alanyl-D-glutamate--2,6-diaminopimelate ligase — protein MKIFINPDKFITDDSRECEQGCYFLASGAGAAYASAASAAGAECVDTARAMEILGVREIKIIGITGTNGKTTTAAALAHILNELGHKTALAGTRGVFIQGAQIAEKNLTTEPLLRTLLNLKTALDAGCEYYVMEVSSHAIAQGRVEGLSFALKVFTNLSQDHLDYHGDMANYAAVKSSFFADEAPKLINRDDEFIKFNPKNAATYSIKTGASYYPLAFGLAGGVDAVIKTPKAQIIIDSLLQGEFNLYNLLAAAASADMLLAPNQEALEAAITSFNGVAGRMQVVSQSPLVIVDFAHTPDGIEKALNALRHLRLVSVFGAGGDRDRSKRPLMAKAAQRHSQICVITSDNPRSENPNSIIDEIASGMSEEKEYYKVSDRREAIRLGLELTQRLGDGAALVLLGKGDEEYQEIAGVKHKFSDTSVASELIREMYENRNDVR, from the coding sequence ATGAAAATATTTATTAATCCTGATAAATTTATCACAGACGATAGCAGAGAGTGCGAGCAGGGCTGCTATTTTCTAGCCAGTGGGGCTGGTGCGGCGTATGCTAGTGCGGCCAGCGCAGCTGGCGCGGAGTGCGTGGATACGGCGCGAGCTATGGAGATTTTAGGCGTGCGCGAGATAAAAATAATAGGCATAACTGGCACAAACGGCAAGACCACGACCGCCGCAGCCCTAGCTCATATCTTAAACGAATTAGGGCATAAAACTGCGCTTGCTGGTACGCGTGGGGTGTTTATACAGGGCGCCCAAATCGCTGAGAAAAACCTCACAACCGAGCCACTTTTGCGAACGCTTTTAAATTTAAAAACAGCTCTTGATGCAGGGTGCGAGTATTACGTGATGGAGGTTAGCAGCCACGCAATAGCTCAGGGACGCGTAGAGGGGCTTAGTTTTGCTTTAAAGGTTTTTACAAATTTAAGCCAAGACCACCTAGACTATCATGGTGATATGGCAAATTATGCTGCGGTAAAGTCTAGCTTTTTTGCTGATGAGGCGCCAAAGCTAATTAACCGTGATGATGAGTTTATTAAATTTAACCCCAAAAATGCTGCCACATACTCGATAAAAACAGGTGCGTCTTACTATCCGCTTGCCTTTGGTTTGGCTGGTGGGGTTGATGCTGTGATAAAGACCCCAAAGGCACAAATCATAATAGACAGCCTACTTCAAGGCGAGTTTAATCTTTACAATCTCCTAGCAGCCGCAGCGAGTGCGGATATGCTCCTAGCCCCTAATCAAGAGGCGCTTGAGGCGGCGATTACTAGCTTTAATGGGGTAGCTGGGCGCATGCAGGTGGTAAGCCAAAGTCCGCTTGTGATAGTCGATTTTGCCCATACTCCAGACGGAATAGAAAAGGCGCTAAATGCCCTTAGGCACCTTAGGCTAGTCTCGGTATTTGGGGCTGGTGGAGATAGGGATAGGAGCAAGCGCCCACTAATGGCTAAAGCAGCCCAGCGCCACAGCCAAATCTGCGTAATAACAAGCGATAATCCAAGAAGCGAAAATCCTAATAGCATTATAGACGAAATCGCCTCAGGCATGAGCGAGGAGAAGGAGTATTATAAAGTAAGCGATAGACGTGAGGCTATCAGGCTGGGGTTAGAGCTAACGCAGAGGCTAGGCGATGGTGCTGCGCTCGTACTGCTAGGCAAGGGCGATGAGGAGTATCAAGAAATAGCTGGAGTAAAGCATAAATTTAGTGATACCAGCGTGGCTAGTGAGTTAATAAGGGAAATGTATGAAAATAGAAATGATGTACGCTAA
- the panD gene encoding aspartate 1-decarboxylase: MKIEMMYAKIHRATVTDANLNYVGSITIDEELLEASGILVNQKVEILNVNNGERFSTYAIKGKRGKGDICLNGAAARKVQKGDVVIIIAYASMSVKKARKFNPTVVHVDEKNRIKKDI, encoded by the coding sequence ATGAAAATAGAAATGATGTACGCTAAAATCCACCGAGCTACCGTAACAGATGCAAATTTAAACTACGTTGGCTCCATTACGATTGATGAGGAACTTTTGGAGGCTTCTGGCATACTTGTAAATCAAAAGGTTGAAATTTTAAACGTAAATAATGGCGAGCGTTTTAGCACTTATGCCATAAAGGGCAAGCGAGGAAAGGGTGATATATGCCTAAACGGAGCTGCTGCTAGAAAGGTGCAAAAAGGCGATGTGGTAATCATCATAGCCTACGCTAGCATGAGTGTAAAAAAGGCTCGTAAATTCAACCCAACCGTAGTGCACGTCGATGAGAAAAATCGCATAAAAAAGGACATATAA
- a CDS encoding YbaB/EbfC family nucleoid-associated protein has product MFDNFDFSKMTQMLEAAQEQAKKLEADSASKEYSVKAGGGMVCVRANGKGEVVDINIDDSLLDDKESLQILLISAVNDAIKMADDDKKSMAASMLSGLSGFGGMK; this is encoded by the coding sequence ATGTTTGATAATTTTGACTTTTCTAAAATGACGCAGATGCTTGAGGCTGCACAAGAACAAGCCAAAAAGCTAGAGGCTGACTCTGCTAGTAAAGAATACAGCGTAAAGGCTGGTGGTGGCATGGTTTGCGTGCGTGCAAATGGCAAAGGCGAGGTCGTGGATATAAACATAGACGATAGCCTTTTAGATGATAAAGAGAGCTTGCAAATTCTGCTAATTAGCGCAGTAAACGACGCCATTAAAATGGCTGATGATGACAAAAAATCCATGGCCGCTAGTATGCTTAGCGGGCTTAGTGGATTTGGCGGGATGAAATAG
- a CDS encoding PDZ domain-containing protein has product MKLRGLFGGVILWVMAGTFSQSLADARPTADDFAACYEKLKPSIVSVNGAFGVAIAPDLIAVPKNDETVINSYVKFDPYLQVYLVKSEQKLEPVNFVDETDETSIKRSTWVGVLAQNDESLMGHIERFAKGLGELDTLSFDSPRTGLVTSACCKPIGIAVGENKFIGARYLRHLAAYPDVYYGDISVSFSDNGDGIVVSSVDPLGRGRALAKGDVVLAVNGKKPNSLREINEAILFAPKGSVLSFSLRRGDEKINVDVPVSGGVDFSFDTIEQKRKLPYSAKTNLIEDGIKEQSAQSKLLNDFGLGLDAKLVVVKVAPNSSAAIFGVEAGDRVLEVDGVGVASRVELESEMGDNPAPVLLLRRGEFDYFLKVQR; this is encoded by the coding sequence ATGAAGCTTAGGGGGCTTTTTGGGGGCGTTATTTTGTGGGTTATGGCTGGGACTTTTAGCCAAAGCTTAGCCGATGCGCGCCCAACAGCTGATGATTTTGCGGCATGCTATGAGAAGCTAAAGCCATCAATCGTCTCTGTAAATGGTGCTTTTGGCGTGGCGATAGCTCCTGATTTGATAGCCGTTCCTAAAAATGATGAGACAGTGATAAATAGCTATGTCAAATTTGATCCATATTTGCAGGTGTATCTGGTAAAAAGCGAGCAAAAGCTAGAGCCTGTGAATTTTGTTGATGAAACGGATGAGACTAGCATAAAACGCAGTACTTGGGTGGGTGTGTTAGCGCAAAATGACGAGAGCCTTATGGGGCACATCGAGCGTTTTGCAAAGGGGCTTGGCGAGCTTGATACTCTTAGCTTTGATTCGCCGCGTACTGGACTGGTAACTAGTGCTTGCTGTAAGCCCATAGGTATAGCTGTGGGGGAGAATAAATTTATCGGAGCAAGGTATTTAAGGCATTTAGCGGCTTATCCTGATGTTTATTATGGCGATATTTCGGTAAGCTTTAGCGATAATGGTGATGGGATAGTAGTCTCAAGCGTAGATCCACTGGGTCGTGGTAGGGCGTTAGCAAAGGGTGACGTGGTGCTAGCGGTAAATGGCAAAAAACCAAATAGCCTAAGAGAGATAAATGAAGCGATTTTATTTGCGCCAAAGGGCAGTGTTTTAAGTTTTAGTCTACGCCGTGGCGATGAGAAAATAAATGTCGACGTACCAGTCTCTGGTGGGGTGGATTTTAGCTTTGATACTATAGAACAAAAGCGCAAGCTCCCATACTCGGCAAAGACAAATTTAATCGAAGACGGCATAAAAGAACAAAGCGCACAGTCAAAGCTTTTAAATGATTTTGGGCTAGGGCTTGACGCTAAACTTGTGGTGGTAAAAGTAGCACCAAACTCAAGCGCTGCTATCTTTGGTGTGGAGGCTGGGGATAGGGTGCTAGAAGTAGATGGCGTGGGCGTGGCTAGCAGGGTGGAGCTAGAGAGCGAGATGGGGGATAATCCAGCCCCCGTACTACTTTTAAGGCGTGGAGAGTTTGATTATTTTTTAAAGGTGCAAAGATGA
- a CDS encoding polyprenyl synthetase family protein: MNLADKFDEYLKANLPRAASFHPHYEKALGVMLLAGGKHFRAQLVLGVVNALRPELTKAAMPVALGVEMMHTYSLIHDDLPAMDNADFRRGTPTLHKTYDEVTAILAGDALNTHSFLLIAEAGLPDFVRCACVRELAKGAGVNGMVLGQAIDCYFENKPLNLSQLEFLHIHKTACLIAASLKIGAIITEASQKEQDKIYEVGIRLGLVFQIADDIIDATSNAEEAGKPVGHDKSKNSFTNLLGLEGAKAAKAEHLALIQAELKTLPNSIENMIQNLISKYLKD; the protein is encoded by the coding sequence ATGAACTTAGCGGATAAATTTGACGAGTATTTAAAGGCTAATCTACCACGAGCTGCTAGCTTTCATCCTCACTATGAAAAAGCTCTTGGCGTTATGCTTTTAGCTGGGGGCAAGCACTTTCGTGCTCAGCTAGTCCTTGGCGTGGTAAATGCGCTTCGCCCAGAGCTAACTAAGGCTGCTATGCCAGTCGCGCTTGGGGTGGAAATGATGCACACTTATTCGCTTATACACGATGATTTGCCAGCTATGGATAATGCGGATTTTAGGCGTGGTACTCCAACTCTTCATAAAACTTACGATGAGGTTACGGCTATTTTGGCTGGGGACGCGTTAAATACGCATTCGTTTTTACTCATTGCTGAGGCTGGTTTACCTGATTTTGTGCGCTGTGCGTGCGTACGCGAACTAGCAAAGGGCGCTGGTGTAAATGGCATGGTGCTAGGGCAGGCGATTGACTGCTATTTTGAAAACAAGCCACTAAATTTAAGCCAGCTTGAGTTTTTGCATATTCATAAGACCGCATGCTTAATCGCTGCAAGCCTGAAAATAGGCGCCATTATCACCGAGGCTAGCCAAAAAGAGCAGGATAAAATTTATGAGGTTGGTATAAGGCTTGGGCTTGTTTTTCAAATAGCTGATGATATAATTGATGCCACCTCAAACGCAGAGGAGGCTGGTAAGCCAGTAGGGCATGATAAGAGCAAAAACTCTTTTACAAATTTATTAGGTTTAGAGGGTGCAAAAGCCGCAAAAGCCGAGCATTTAGCCCTCATACAAGCCGAGTTAAAAACCCTCCCTAATAGCATAGAGAATATGATACAAAATTTAATAAGCAAATATTTAAAGGACTAA
- the tkt gene encoding transketolase → MRKKMADTIRFLCADMVQAANSGHPGAPMGLADIVVILSEHLRHNPANPKWLNRDRLVFSGGHASSLVYSFLHLSGYNLSLDELKRFRQLGSHTPGHPEIETAGVEIATGPLGQGVANAVGLAMAAKRAEAMLGREIINHKIYCLCGDGDLQEGISYEATALAGRLGLDNLVMIYDSNAITIEGDTALAWDEDVKARFEAAGWEVARIDGHDYEQIDFAISEAKNKERPYLIIANTSIAKGALELEGSHHSHGAPLGEELIARAKAAAGFDANEKFQIDEDVLARFRVALERGDLAQAQWQAAVNGLSADKAELLEGLLNPDFSKIKFPNFSGKKVATRDSNGEIINSIAAALPGFLGGSADLAPSNKTELKGAGDFPLGRNIHYGIREHAMAAIGNAFARYGLFLPFSATFFIFSDYLKPAARMAALMSLKHFFIFTHDSIGVGEDGPTHQPIEQLSQFRAMPNFYTFRPADGAENVECWRAALSLNAPSAFVLSRQGLESVGEAVLGESRRGAYLLKKAQKPDFTLVASGSEVSLCLKAAQILEKEGLSVSVVSAPCFDLLCEQSSDYLAQIFDCDSVVVAVEAASALEWYRFADVVYSMSSFGASGKAEALFEHFGFSPEKLSEFVKGLK, encoded by the coding sequence ATGCGTAAAAAAATGGCAGATACGATAAGATTTTTATGTGCGGATATGGTACAAGCTGCAAATAGCGGACACCCAGGAGCACCTATGGGGCTAGCTGATATAGTGGTCATTTTAAGCGAGCATTTACGCCATAATCCAGCTAATCCAAAGTGGCTAAACCGTGATAGACTCGTCTTTTCAGGTGGACACGCAAGCAGCCTTGTTTATAGCTTTTTACATCTTAGTGGTTATAATCTAAGCTTAGATGAGCTAAAGCGCTTCCGTCAGCTAGGCTCACACACTCCAGGACACCCTGAGATAGAAACGGCTGGGGTTGAGATAGCCACTGGGCCACTAGGGCAGGGCGTGGCAAACGCTGTGGGATTAGCCATGGCTGCAAAAAGAGCCGAGGCTATGCTTGGTCGCGAAATCATAAATCATAAAATTTACTGCCTTTGTGGCGATGGGGATTTGCAAGAGGGTATAAGCTATGAGGCGACTGCGCTTGCTGGTAGGCTTGGGCTTGATAATTTAGTAATGATATATGATAGCAATGCCATAACGATTGAGGGTGATACTGCTCTAGCTTGGGATGAGGATGTAAAGGCGCGCTTTGAGGCGGCTGGCTGGGAAGTGGCACGCATAGATGGGCATGATTATGAGCAGATTGATTTTGCCATTTCTGAAGCTAAAAATAAAGAGCGCCCTTATTTAATCATCGCAAACACTAGCATCGCAAAGGGCGCTTTGGAGCTTGAGGGCAGCCACCACAGCCATGGTGCGCCACTTGGCGAGGAGCTAATAGCGCGCGCTAAGGCTGCAGCAGGCTTTGATGCAAATGAAAAATTTCAAATCGATGAGGACGTTTTGGCTAGATTTAGGGTTGCGCTTGAAAGGGGCGACCTGGCTCAGGCGCAGTGGCAAGCGGCGGTAAACGGGCTTAGCGCGGATAAGGCAGAGCTTTTAGAGGGCTTGCTAAATCCTGATTTTAGTAAGATTAAATTTCCAAATTTTTCCGGTAAAAAAGTAGCCACAAGGGATAGCAACGGCGAGATAATTAACTCCATAGCTGCCGCCCTGCCAGGCTTTTTAGGCGGTAGTGCTGATCTGGCACCTTCAAATAAGACGGAGCTAAAGGGCGCAGGGGATTTCCCGCTAGGGCGAAATATCCACTACGGTATACGTGAACATGCCATGGCAGCCATCGGCAACGCCTTTGCTAGATATGGGCTTTTCTTGCCGTTTTCAGCGACATTTTTTATCTTTAGCGACTACCTAAAGCCAGCTGCTAGAATGGCAGCTCTAATGAGCCTAAAGCACTTTTTTATCTTTACGCACGATAGCATTGGCGTGGGCGAAGATGGCCCTACGCACCAGCCAATCGAGCAGCTTAGCCAGTTTCGTGCGATGCCAAATTTTTACACATTCCGCCCAGCTGATGGGGCTGAAAACGTCGAGTGCTGGAGGGCGGCACTAAGCCTAAACGCACCATCGGCCTTCGTGCTTAGCCGTCAGGGGCTTGAGAGCGTGGGCGAAGCGGTGCTGGGTGAGTCTAGACGTGGGGCTTATTTACTTAAAAAAGCCCAAAAACCAGACTTTACCCTCGTTGCAAGCGGTAGTGAGGTTTCGCTTTGCTTAAAAGCGGCTCAAATTCTTGAAAAAGAGGGGCTATCAGTTAGCGTCGTTTCAGCACCTTGCTTTGACCTGCTTTGTGAGCAAAGTAGCGATTATTTGGCGCAAATTTTTGACTGCGATAGCGTAGTCGTGGCTGTTGAGGCGGCAAGCGCTCTAGAGTGGTATCGCTTTGCTGATGTGGTTTATTCTATGTCTAGTTTTGGTGCAAGCGGCAAAGCCGAGGCACTTTTTGAGCATTTTGGCTTTAGTCCTGAAAAATTAAGCGAGTTTGTAAAAGGGCTTAAATAA
- a CDS encoding undecaprenyl-diphosphate phosphatase, producing the protein MDFSQIIVLSFIQGFTEFLPISSSAHLVLVRELLGWDESGSLAFDVALHVGTLSAILFYFRSRLGGLLCDFFASILKRKMVGDSRLVWAVGLGTVPVGLFGLCFGDILEQYARSWHVIAATSVLFGILLVVADKKAGAKNLSDITISLALIIGLAQAVALIPGVSRSGITMTAALFLGFSRTSSAEFSFLLSIPVIVLAGALEGAKIAKNLSELSFSFSDVALGVLLSFVFSYACVKLFMAIITRLSMLPFAIYRIALGLFLFLYFG; encoded by the coding sequence ATGGACTTTTCGCAGATTATTGTCCTATCTTTTATCCAGGGCTTTACTGAGTTTTTGCCTATTTCTAGCTCCGCTCACTTAGTGCTAGTGCGCGAGCTTTTAGGGTGGGATGAGAGCGGTAGTCTAGCCTTTGATGTGGCACTGCATGTTGGGACATTATCTGCGATTTTATTCTATTTTCGCTCTAGGCTCGGTGGGCTTTTATGCGATTTTTTTGCTTCGATTTTAAAGCGCAAAATGGTAGGAGATAGCCGCCTTGTGTGGGCTGTGGGACTGGGTACCGTGCCTGTTGGGCTTTTTGGGCTATGCTTTGGCGATATACTTGAGCAGTATGCTAGATCGTGGCACGTCATAGCCGCTACTAGCGTGCTTTTTGGCATACTTTTAGTCGTGGCTGATAAAAAGGCAGGCGCAAAGAATTTAAGCGATATCACCATATCATTAGCGCTTATCATAGGGCTAGCTCAAGCCGTAGCGCTAATCCCAGGTGTATCTCGTTCTGGTATCACTATGACTGCGGCTTTGTTTTTAGGATTTTCTAGGACTTCAAGTGCTGAGTTTTCGTTTTTATTATCCATACCTGTTATAGTGCTTGCTGGCGCGCTTGAAGGGGCAAAGATAGCCAAAAATTTATCTGAGCTTAGCTTTAGTTTTAGTGATGTTGCGCTTGGGGTTTTGCTTAGTTTTGTCTTTTCTTATGCGTGTGTTAAGCTTTTTATGGCTATAATCACGAGGCTTTCAATGCTGCCTTTTGCGATTTATCGTATCGCGCTTGGGCTGTTTTTGTTTTTATATTTTGGGTAG
- a CDS encoding carbon-nitrogen hydrolase family protein, which yields MKHLIPFIPKSISAVSRCREIAEFVASCPDSSLVLAPELVLGGYSEFYADDGFYDTLFKSCVGDKIIAFTRFTKCKNDKPKNELILLNQSGIIHSQAKSKLFLPNGEDKIFSKGSESGVVPFKFNGINIGALICFELRFLQLWEQLVGADIVLVPAMWGDGKRAQFEALCAGLAVINGAFVLAVSAGDGACEVARVYLPDGTSADRALYDSSLAKNIAKAICKDKNG from the coding sequence ATGAAGCATCTTATACCTTTTATCCCAAAGAGCATTAGTGCTGTTAGCAGATGTAGAGAGATAGCTGAGTTTGTCGCTAGCTGTCCTGATAGCTCATTAGTGCTTGCGCCTGAACTTGTGCTTGGTGGGTATAGTGAGTTTTACGCTGATGATGGCTTTTATGATACGCTTTTTAAATCTTGTGTGGGAGATAAAATTATAGCTTTTACTAGATTTACAAAGTGTAAAAATGATAAACCAAAAAATGAGCTTATCCTGCTAAATCAAAGCGGCATAATCCACTCACAAGCCAAATCAAAGCTATTTTTACCAAATGGCGAGGATAAAATATTTAGCAAAGGCAGCGAAAGCGGCGTCGTGCCTTTTAAATTTAATGGTATAAATATCGGCGCACTCATATGCTTTGAGCTTAGGTTTTTGCAGCTTTGGGAGCAGCTTGTGGGGGCTGATATAGTGCTAGTGCCTGCTATGTGGGGCGATGGAAAAAGAGCGCAGTTTGAGGCACTTTGTGCTGGGCTTGCTGTGATAAATGGCGCATTTGTGCTAGCAGTTAGTGCTGGAGATGGAGCTTGCGAGGTGGCTAGAGTGTATCTGCCAGATGGCACTAGCGCAGATAGGGCTTTATATGATAGCAGTCTTGCTAAGAATATAGCAAAAGCGATTTGTAAGGATAAAAATGGATAA
- a CDS encoding protein-L-isoaspartate(D-aspartate) O-methyltransferase, which yields MDNLERIKCQKMADEIADNVALSLGVYEAFCNTPREIFVPVGRYAYDLLAQPIDGSQWISSPLTVAKMTMALEVEGVDKVLEIGCGSGYQAAILSHLAHRVFSVERIASLAASSRVNFESLGLRGVHVRHDDGRSGWSSFAPFDRVLLSCATPEVPKRLFDQLAQGGILVAPIESNGAQNIVKFKKLSATEIVSEVLDECLFVPLLSGTA from the coding sequence ATGGATAATCTAGAACGCATAAAATGCCAAAAAATGGCCGATGAGATAGCTGATAATGTTGCGCTTAGTCTAGGGGTTTATGAGGCATTTTGTAATACTCCACGCGAGATTTTTGTGCCTGTTGGGCGCTATGCGTATGATCTTTTAGCTCAGCCTATAGACGGTAGTCAGTGGATTAGCTCTCCACTTACGGTGGCTAAGATGACTATGGCGCTTGAGGTTGAGGGTGTGGATAAGGTGCTTGAAATAGGCTGTGGTAGCGGCTATCAGGCAGCTATATTATCGCATTTGGCGCATAGGGTTTTTAGTGTAGAGCGCATAGCGAGCCTTGCTGCTAGCTCTAGAGTGAATTTTGAAAGCCTAGGGCTTCGTGGGGTTCATGTCCGCCATGATGATGGGCGCTCTGGCTGGAGTAGTTTTGCTCCTTTTGATAGAGTGCTTTTAAGCTGCGCCACACCTGAAGTGCCAAAGAGGCTTTTTGACCAGCTCGCGCAAGGAGGCATACTGGTAGCCCCTATCGAGTCTAACGGCGCTCAGAATATAGTTAAATTTAAAAAGCTCTCGGCTACTGAAATAGTAAGTGAGGTGCTTGATGAGTGCTTGTTTGTGCCGCTTTTATCGGGTACGGCTTAG
- a CDS encoding NapC/NirT family cytochrome c, producing the protein MKKLALIILVAGFCGFLLVLPTHYALEKTSDDKFCAVCHEMAAMSASYAKDTHSGANKSGVSAKCVDCHLPHTSLARYVLQKAKNGIVEGYIHFFGDPDSIDWVKNLKNREHYVFDSGCLSCHTKVLENELLPTKAKQMHAHYKELLGTQKEIKCASCHVGVGHNFELRNELEYQKPTYKIYEKKMKELRGE; encoded by the coding sequence GTGAAAAAGTTAGCTTTGATTATTTTAGTAGCGGGCTTTTGTGGCTTTTTGCTCGTTTTGCCGACGCATTATGCGCTAGAAAAAACCAGCGATGATAAGTTTTGTGCTGTTTGCCACGAGATGGCTGCTATGAGCGCAAGCTACGCCAAAGACACGCACAGCGGCGCCAATAAAAGCGGCGTGAGCGCAAAGTGCGTTGATTGCCACTTGCCACACACTAGCCTAGCTCGTTACGTGCTACAAAAGGCAAAAAACGGCATAGTTGAGGGATACATTCACTTTTTTGGCGACCCAGACAGCATAGACTGGGTGAAAAATTTAAAAAACAGAGAGCATTATGTCTTTGACAGCGGCTGTTTAAGCTGCCATACAAAGGTGCTAGAAAACGAGCTTTTGCCTACAAAAGCAAAGCAAATGCACGCACACTACAAAGAGCTTTTAGGCACGCAAAAAGAGATAAAATGCGCTAGCTGCCACGTTGGCGTGGGGCATAATTTTGAGCTAAGAAACGAGCTTGAATATCAAAAGCCAACGTATAAAATTTATGAAAAAAAGATGAAAGAATTAAGAGGAGAGTGA
- a CDS encoding cytochrome c3 family protein, whose translation MIKRVLCLLFCLACAGFASDELSVKYPLKPHHEHLALGCADCHENQGDEPSKFKAIGDKGCLSCHKSKKLLAKRLEFMDVLKANPHNSVHDGPTLYCDECHNEHKESTNMCLECHEHEVKEWMGVTP comes from the coding sequence ATGATAAAAAGAGTGCTTTGTCTGCTTTTTTGCCTTGCCTGTGCTGGATTTGCTAGTGATGAGCTAAGCGTGAAGTATCCGCTAAAACCTCATCACGAGCATTTGGCTCTGGGCTGCGCGGACTGCCACGAAAATCAAGGCGATGAGCCGAGCAAATTTAAAGCCATAGGCGATAAGGGCTGCCTAAGTTGCCATAAAAGCAAAAAGCTGCTGGCAAAAAGGCTTGAGTTTATGGACGTGCTTAAGGCAAATCCGCACAACTCCGTCCACGACGGCCCTACGCTATACTGCGACGAGTGCCACAACGAGCATAAAGAGAGCACAAATATGTGCCTAGAGTGCCACGAGCACGAGGTAAAAGAGTGGATGGGGGTAACGCCGTGA
- a CDS encoding flavocytochrome c — protein MSNLSRRNLLKISALAAAATALGANQSDSNAPSWDGEYDVIVIGSGFAAHAAAVKSAMRGLSVLMVEKMGRVGGNSVINGGIFCVPLSPKQKAQGINDSRELFFKDTLKAGRNLNNPALLELIFSRANDALNLTLECGAEYRDFLEQSGGHSVPRGYKTSNGTGAGIIQPMQARFKSLPNTEVKTRTKFDKFITDDSGRVVGVEVRENYRFDNKLFDDDRENKSGDKKLYRAKKGVVLASGGFCADKVYRKLQEPLIPDNAQTTNHSGATAGAMLEAFRIGAYPVHVSHLQFGPWASPDEKGYGLASKFNVTASFRYGISVDKKTSKRYMNEIADRKTRADKMFEIIGKDENYPIHFCDSRPVKHMLKEQFDKLLASGALKRFDTLDALAAEYGLNASTLKQTVAQYNEYVKQGKDPDFGKILPKDGTDISVPPFYAMRGVPKLHHAMGGVAINNKAQVLSSITNEPIAGLYAAGEVTGGTHGASRLGSNAILDCLVCGMVAGENV, from the coding sequence ATGTCAAATTTATCTAGGCGAAATCTGCTAAAAATAAGCGCCCTTGCCGCTGCGGCTACGGCTTTAGGAGCTAATCAGAGCGACTCAAATGCTCCAAGCTGGGACGGCGAATATGACGTCATCGTCATAGGCTCAGGCTTTGCCGCACACGCTGCTGCTGTAAAAAGCGCTATGCGTGGCTTAAGCGTGCTAATGGTAGAAAAAATGGGACGAGTGGGCGGTAACTCCGTCATAAACGGCGGCATTTTCTGCGTGCCACTAAGCCCAAAACAAAAAGCCCAAGGCATAAATGACAGCAGAGAGTTATTCTTTAAAGACACGCTAAAGGCTGGTAGAAATTTAAACAACCCAGCCCTGCTTGAGCTGATTTTCTCTCGTGCAAACGACGCTTTAAACCTAACGCTTGAGTGCGGTGCTGAGTATAGAGACTTCTTAGAACAATCTGGCGGCCATAGTGTGCCAAGAGGCTATAAAACATCAAACGGCACGGGTGCGGGCATAATCCAGCCTATGCAAGCACGCTTTAAATCCCTGCCAAACACCGAGGTAAAAACTAGAACGAAGTTTGATAAATTTATCACTGACGATAGCGGCAGAGTCGTGGGCGTGGAAGTAAGGGAGAATTACCGCTTTGATAATAAGCTTTTTGACGATGATAGAGAGAATAAAAGCGGCGATAAAAAGCTATATCGTGCCAAAAAGGGTGTCGTGCTAGCTAGCGGTGGCTTTTGTGCGGATAAGGTTTATCGCAAGCTGCAAGAACCACTAATCCCAGACAATGCTCAAACAACAAACCACTCAGGCGCCACGGCTGGGGCGATGCTAGAGGCCTTTAGGATAGGGGCATATCCGGTGCACGTAAGCCATCTTCAGTTTGGGCCGTGGGCTAGCCCAGATGAAAAAGGCTACGGCCTAGCGAGTAAATTTAACGTCACAGCTAGTTTTAGATACGGCATAAGCGTGGATAAAAAGACTTCAAAGCGTTATATGAACGAGATAGCCGACCGCAAAACAAGGGCTGATAAGATGTTTGAAATAATAGGCAAGGACGAGAACTACCCTATCCATTTTTGCGACTCACGCCCAGTTAAGCATATGCTAAAAGAGCAGTTTGACAAGCTACTTGCAAGCGGCGCATTAAAGCGTTTTGACACCCTTGACGCACTAGCAGCTGAGTATGGGCTAAATGCCAGCACGCTAAAGCAAACCGTTGCCCAGTATAATGAATACGTAAAGCAGGGCAAGGACCCAGACTTTGGCAAAATCCTGCCAAAAGACGGCACCGACATATCCGTGCCGCCATTTTACGCTATGCGTGGCGTGCCAAAGCTACACCACGCTATGGGCGGAGTAGCGATAAACAATAAAGCTCAGGTGCTAAGCTCAATCACAAACGAGCCAATTGCAGGACTATACGCCGCTGGCGAGGTAACAGGCGGCACGCACGGAGCTAGCAGGCTAGGAAGCAATGCCATACTAGACTGCCTTGTCTGCGGTATGGTCGCAGGCGAGAATGTCTAA